From the Nocardiopsis changdeensis genome, one window contains:
- a CDS encoding NUDIX hydrolase has protein sequence MSASTTPPAVIDALAWVHVRDGRVLCVRSRGRDVLYSPGGKREPGETDEQAVAREAREEVGVTLVPDTFRLVTVVDEVAHDQAPGTRVRMACYAADHEGEPRPSAEVSEIAWVGHADRGRCAPATQRLIERLHAAGAVR, from the coding sequence ATGTCCGCCTCCACCACACCGCCCGCCGTCATCGACGCCCTGGCCTGGGTCCACGTCCGCGACGGCCGGGTCCTGTGCGTCCGCTCCCGCGGGCGCGACGTCCTCTACTCCCCCGGCGGCAAGCGCGAGCCCGGGGAGACCGACGAGCAGGCCGTGGCCCGCGAGGCCCGCGAGGAGGTCGGCGTCACCCTCGTCCCCGACACCTTCCGCCTCGTCACCGTCGTCGACGAGGTCGCCCACGACCAGGCGCCCGGCACCCGTGTGCGGATGGCCTGCTACGCCGCCGACCACGAGGGCGAGCCGCGCCCCAGCGCCGAGGTCTCCGAGATCGCCTGGGTCGGCCACGCCGACCGGGGCCGCTGCGCACCCGCGACCCAGCGCCTGATCGAGCGGCTGCACGCCGCCGGGGCGGTGCGCTGA